In Cotesia glomerata isolate CgM1 linkage group LG1, MPM_Cglom_v2.3, whole genome shotgun sequence, one genomic interval encodes:
- the LOC123275426 gene encoding uncharacterized protein KIAA0513 isoform X1 yields MVDVTTNLPSSNGTTLMGRTKGALKTMRTALGGGGEYLQGLGSRIGSALSSSFEDSEVTTPSSSPSPHLNDQNTSRNEGTARRKLRFPRPGGGFSYEDYEAMTRHKLEREACTRSRRKYPAGMTYEEIASSRTSVENKNPVQVEQDISPDRDSIESIEPLQEKDIRATGPDPYDKLDYKIARAPDRYETVVFRLDVPCSSGSASDQDGYGPSTSLDSNMDGRRNWERSGSSGSVQSWASSLSADSQSEEAAADFMKTFVPMLFDAPESIDQEQKASFGQMVLTESGRIWFSRVVNARRARACVSEASFYSLAQHFAVALFECHEADDFAPAKSLMNMCFTFYHEVEVPGLEPYREYLYTHLRVQPIWRSMRFWTAAFFDAVQCERAARPVPSRSKSLDRETIAAEDRKYQANIVFGQLGTFTCNMHAFGLSRNLCLEFLRKQCVIANLTSEQEKMLRDNIMRMFDESEPWR; encoded by the exons atggtggaTGTAACAACAAATTTACCATCTAGCAATGGAACAACATTGATGGGTCGCACAAAAGGTGCCTTGAAAACAATGCGAACAGCATTGGGAGGCGGTGGAGAGTATCTCCAAGGACTGGGTAGCAGAATAGGATCAGCATTGAGCAGCAGCTTTGAAGACAGCGAAGTAACAACTCCGTCCTCGTCGCCGTCGCCTCACTTGAATGACCAGAACACCAGCCGAAATGAAGGCACGGCACGACGGAAGTTGCGGTTTCCTCG ACCCGGCGGAGGATTTTCCTATGAAGATTACGAAGCAATGACCCGACATAAGCTCGAACGGGAAGCTTGTACCCGTTCACGTAGAAAATATCCTGCGGGAATGACGTATGAGGAGATTGCATCTTCGCGAACTTCTGTTGAAAACAAGAATCCAGTGCAAGTCGAGCAGGATATTAGTCCGGACAGAGATAGTATTGAGAGTATTGAGCCACTTCAAGAGAAAGATATCCGGGCTACTGGTCCAGATCCTTATGATAAACTTGATTACAAAATAG caAGGGCTCCAGATCGCTATGAAACGGTTGTTTTTCGTTtag atgTACCTTGTAGTAGTGGCTCGGCAAGCGATCAAGACGGCTACGGGCCCAGTACGAGTTTAGATTCAAATATGGATGGTCGAAGAAATTGGGAAAGATCAG gaTCTTCCGGCTCGGTACAATCGTGGGCATCAAGTTTGTCTGCAGACAGTCAATCTGAAGAAGCAGCTGCTGATTTTATGAAAACTTTTGTACCAATGTTGTTCGATGCACCGGAAAGTATCGACCAGGAGCAAAAAGCTAGCTTTGGCCAAATGGTTCTT ACCGAGTCGGGAAGAATATGGTTCTCGAGGGTTGTTAATGCCAGAAGAGCACGTGCCTGTGTTTCAGAAGCTTCCTTTTATTCATTAGCGCAACACTTTGCAGTGGCGTTGTTCGAGTGTCACGAAGCTGATGATTTCGCTCCTGCTAAAAGTCTTATGAATATGTGTTTTACATTTTATCATGAAG TGGAAGTCCCTGGATTGGAGCCGTATAGAGAATATTTGTATACACACCTCCGAGTCCAACCTATCTGGAGATCCATGAGATTTTGGACTGCTGCATTTTTTGACGCTGTGCAATGTGAAAGAGCCGCTAGACCGGTTCCTTCGAGATCAAAATCTTTAGATCGAGAGACTATTGCTGCAGAAGACCGAAAGTATCAAGCTAATATTGTCTTCGGGCAATTGGG TACTTTTACATGTAATATGCACGCTTTTGGATTGTCAAGAAATCTTTGCTTAGAGTTTTTACGAAAACAGTGCGTGATAGCCAATCTCACATCAG agcaagaaaaaatgttACGGGATAATATTATGCGAATGTTTGACGAGTCTGAACCATGGAGGTAG
- the LOC123275426 gene encoding uncharacterized protein KIAA0513 isoform X2: MVDVTTNLPSSNGTTLMGRTKGALKTMRTALGGGGEYLQGLGSRIGSALSSSFEDSEVTTPSSSPSPHLNDQNTSRNEGTARRKLRFPRPGGGFSYEDYEAMTRHKLEREACTRSRRKYPAGMTYEEIASSRTSVENKNPVQVEQDISPDRDSIESIEPLQEKDIRATGPDPYDKLDYKIDVPCSSGSASDQDGYGPSTSLDSNMDGRRNWERSGSSGSVQSWASSLSADSQSEEAAADFMKTFVPMLFDAPESIDQEQKASFGQMVLTESGRIWFSRVVNARRARACVSEASFYSLAQHFAVALFECHEADDFAPAKSLMNMCFTFYHEVEVPGLEPYREYLYTHLRVQPIWRSMRFWTAAFFDAVQCERAARPVPSRSKSLDRETIAAEDRKYQANIVFGQLGTFTCNMHAFGLSRNLCLEFLRKQCVIANLTSEQEKMLRDNIMRMFDESEPWR; this comes from the exons atggtggaTGTAACAACAAATTTACCATCTAGCAATGGAACAACATTGATGGGTCGCACAAAAGGTGCCTTGAAAACAATGCGAACAGCATTGGGAGGCGGTGGAGAGTATCTCCAAGGACTGGGTAGCAGAATAGGATCAGCATTGAGCAGCAGCTTTGAAGACAGCGAAGTAACAACTCCGTCCTCGTCGCCGTCGCCTCACTTGAATGACCAGAACACCAGCCGAAATGAAGGCACGGCACGACGGAAGTTGCGGTTTCCTCG ACCCGGCGGAGGATTTTCCTATGAAGATTACGAAGCAATGACCCGACATAAGCTCGAACGGGAAGCTTGTACCCGTTCACGTAGAAAATATCCTGCGGGAATGACGTATGAGGAGATTGCATCTTCGCGAACTTCTGTTGAAAACAAGAATCCAGTGCAAGTCGAGCAGGATATTAGTCCGGACAGAGATAGTATTGAGAGTATTGAGCCACTTCAAGAGAAAGATATCCGGGCTACTGGTCCAGATCCTTATGATAAACTTGATTACAAAATAG atgTACCTTGTAGTAGTGGCTCGGCAAGCGATCAAGACGGCTACGGGCCCAGTACGAGTTTAGATTCAAATATGGATGGTCGAAGAAATTGGGAAAGATCAG gaTCTTCCGGCTCGGTACAATCGTGGGCATCAAGTTTGTCTGCAGACAGTCAATCTGAAGAAGCAGCTGCTGATTTTATGAAAACTTTTGTACCAATGTTGTTCGATGCACCGGAAAGTATCGACCAGGAGCAAAAAGCTAGCTTTGGCCAAATGGTTCTT ACCGAGTCGGGAAGAATATGGTTCTCGAGGGTTGTTAATGCCAGAAGAGCACGTGCCTGTGTTTCAGAAGCTTCCTTTTATTCATTAGCGCAACACTTTGCAGTGGCGTTGTTCGAGTGTCACGAAGCTGATGATTTCGCTCCTGCTAAAAGTCTTATGAATATGTGTTTTACATTTTATCATGAAG TGGAAGTCCCTGGATTGGAGCCGTATAGAGAATATTTGTATACACACCTCCGAGTCCAACCTATCTGGAGATCCATGAGATTTTGGACTGCTGCATTTTTTGACGCTGTGCAATGTGAAAGAGCCGCTAGACCGGTTCCTTCGAGATCAAAATCTTTAGATCGAGAGACTATTGCTGCAGAAGACCGAAAGTATCAAGCTAATATTGTCTTCGGGCAATTGGG TACTTTTACATGTAATATGCACGCTTTTGGATTGTCAAGAAATCTTTGCTTAGAGTTTTTACGAAAACAGTGCGTGATAGCCAATCTCACATCAG agcaagaaaaaatgttACGGGATAATATTATGCGAATGTTTGACGAGTCTGAACCATGGAGGTAG